In the genome of Yersinia enterocolitica, the window GCGAAAAAAAGTGGCTATCGGTGCGTGTATGCAGGAGAGTGCTGTCCATCGGCATATCCGTCGCACTCGATGCTTTGCAAACGATAAACACACTGTAAGGATAACTTATGAATAAGACTCAACTGATTGACGTAATCGCGGACAAAGCGGACCTTTCTAAAGCACAAGCTAAAGCTGCTTTGGAATCCACACTGGCTGCAATTACCGAATCTCTGAAAGACGGTGATCCAGTACAATTGGTTGGTTTTGGTACTTTCAAGGTAAACCATCGTAATGAGCGCACTGGCCGCAACCCACAGACTGGTAAAGAAATCAAAATTGCTGCAGCTAATGTGCCAGCGTTTGTTTCTGGTAAAGCACTGAAAGATTCTGTTAAATCTTAATAGTGTGTCAGTGAAAATAATAAGCAGGGGGGTGGCAAAGCCCCTTTTGTTTATGCAGCGGGTGCTGATGACCCTCGGTTTAGCCTTTGGTCTCAGCGCCTGTAGCAGTCAGTCAGGTTCCCCTCAATTTAGTGCCAGCGGATATATCGCCGATAGCGGTGTCGTTCGTTTATGGCGTCAGGATAATGCGCAGCAGCAGCCACAAGTGCTGATGAGCGTCTACAGCCCCTATTCCGGGGACAACACTCGCGTAACCTTCTACGAATATCAAAATGGCATTTTGCGGGAAATTCGGCGCAACGATTTGGGTCATAACCCGCAGAGCGTCGAGCTGCGTTTTGATGAACAAGGACAGGTGAGTTTTATGCAGCGCCAGTTGGCCGAACGGCGTGAGCAGCTCTCTGCGGATAATATCGCGGTCTATCAGTTGGAAGCGAAACGAATTCTCGAACAGAGCAGTGCACTGCGCGCCGGAAATGTCAGGTTAATTCAGGGACAGTGGCGAGATGGTGTGGTTACCACCTGTGATAAGAAGACGTTGCGATTGAAAGTTGACGATAACTCACAGGCATGGCTGAGCAAACGGGGAGAGGGCAGTGCGCAACCTCTGGGCGTCGCGTGGTTGGATTCGTCGGAGGGTCAGCAATTGCTGTTGGTTGCCAATCAGGACTTCTGCCGCTGGGAGCCGACAGCCGGTAGTTTGTGAGACCTGATAAGAAGCAGGGCACAGCAAGCTGCGCCCGTAGAATACAAGGGTAGATTTATTTACCGCGAGCAATCGCCCGATAACCAATGTCTTTACGGTAGAAAGCCCCTTCCCACTGAATATTTTCAGCTAACCGATACGCGTTTTGCTGTGCCTGGGCGACGGTGGCACCCAGCGCAGTTACACACAATACGCGACCGCCGCTAGTGACGACTTCATTATTGCCATTCAGTTTGGTTCCGGCGTGGAACACTTTACCGTCAGCTACCTCCTGCTGTGGTAATCCATGAATGACATCACCGTGGCGATAATCTGCCGGATAACCGCCAGCGGCCAACACCACACCCAGCGATGGACGCTCATCCCAGTCAGAGGTCTTCTCATTCAATTTGCCTTGCGCACCGGCTAAGCACAATTCAACCAAGTCTGAACGCATGCGTAGCATGATGGGTTGAGTTTCCGGGTCACCAAAGCGACAGTTGAACTCAATCACTTTTGGTTGCCCGTCAGCGGAAATCATCAGACCGGCATAGAGGAAGCCGGTATAGACATTACCTTCTGCCGCCATACCGCGCACTGTCGGCCAGATAACACTTTCCATCACTCGCTGATGAACTTCATCAGTGACTACCGGTGCCGGGGAATATGCCCCCATACCACCGGTATTCGGGCCGGTATCACCATCGCCAACCCGCTTATGGTCCTGGCTGGTGGCCATTGGTAATACATTTTCACCATCAACCATCACGATAAAGCTGGCTTCTTCGCCGTCGAGAAACTCTTCCACCACGATACGGTGGCCTGCATCACCAAAGGCATTGCCTGCCAGCATGTCATGAACGGCGGTTTCTGCTTCTTCCAACGTCATCGCAACAATCACGCCTTTACCGGCGGCCAGCCCATCTGCCTTAATCACGATCGGTGCACCGATTTCACGAACATAGGCTAAAGCAGGCTCCACCTCGGTGAAGTTCTGGTAAAACGCAGTTGGGATATTGTGGCGCGCCAGGAAGTCTTTCGTGAAAGCTTTAGATCCTTCCAACTGAGCCGCGGCTTGCGTTGGCCCAAAAATGGTCAAACCGGCTGCGCGGAAAGCATCAACCACACCAATAACTAACGGTGCTTCCGGGCCGACAATGGTCAGGCCAATATCATGGTTCTGGGCAAAGGCCAACAGACCCGCAATATCCGTTGCCGCGATATCGACATTTTCTAAACCAGATTCTAGCGCTGTGCCGGCATTGCCCGGTGCGACATAAATTTTGCCCGCTAAAGGCGACTGTGCTGCTTTCCAGCCCAGCGCATGTTCACGCCCGCCATTACCAATAATCAAAATATTCATCAGATGACTCCGTTAAGCGGGTTAATTAATGGCGGAAATGGCGCATGTCGGTAAAGATCATAGCGATGCCATGCT includes:
- a CDS encoding DNA-binding protein HU-alpha is translated as MNKTQLIDVIADKADLSKAQAKAALESTLAAITESLKDGDPVQLVGFGTFKVNHRNERTGRNPQTGKEIKIAAANVPAFVSGKALKDSVKS
- a CDS encoding DUF1481 domain-containing protein; translated protein: MQRVLMTLGLAFGLSACSSQSGSPQFSASGYIADSGVVRLWRQDNAQQQPQVLMSVYSPYSGDNTRVTFYEYQNGILREIRRNDLGHNPQSVELRFDEQGQVSFMQRQLAERREQLSADNIAVYQLEAKRILEQSSALRAGNVRLIQGQWRDGVVTTCDKKTLRLKVDDNSQAWLSKRGEGSAQPLGVAWLDSSEGQQLLLVANQDFCRWEPTAGSL
- a CDS encoding phosphoribosylamine--glycine ligase; protein product: MNILIIGNGGREHALGWKAAQSPLAGKIYVAPGNAGTALESGLENVDIAATDIAGLLAFAQNHDIGLTIVGPEAPLVIGVVDAFRAAGLTIFGPTQAAAQLEGSKAFTKDFLARHNIPTAFYQNFTEVEPALAYVREIGAPIVIKADGLAAGKGVIVAMTLEEAETAVHDMLAGNAFGDAGHRIVVEEFLDGEEASFIVMVDGENVLPMATSQDHKRVGDGDTGPNTGGMGAYSPAPVVTDEVHQRVMESVIWPTVRGMAAEGNVYTGFLYAGLMISADGQPKVIEFNCRFGDPETQPIMLRMRSDLVELCLAGAQGKLNEKTSDWDERPSLGVVLAAGGYPADYRHGDVIHGLPQQEVADGKVFHAGTKLNGNNEVVTSGGRVLCVTALGATVAQAQQNAYRLAENIQWEGAFYRKDIGYRAIARGK